The following proteins are encoded in a genomic region of Nitratireductor sp. GISD-1A_MAKvit:
- a CDS encoding molybdopterin-synthase adenylyltransferase MoeB, which produces MTQQPSAASLSETELERYARHIVLPEIGGAGQQKLKRARVLVIGAGGLGAPVLSYLAGAGIGTLGVIDDDTVSLSNLQRQVIHDTGNVGMEKVESAKASIARINPHVSVETHVKRLDADNAAGIISAYDIVVDGSDNFATRYLLADTCEAVKRPLVTAAVGRFDGSLTVLTPFERDGDGNPLPGYRDLFPEPPPAGLVPSCAEAGIVGALTGVMGTLEAMEVIKLITGAGEPLTGRLLLYDALAARFETVKYRRRAG; this is translated from the coding sequence ATGACCCAGCAGCCATCCGCCGCATCGCTCTCTGAGACCGAACTTGAACGCTATGCGCGCCATATCGTGCTGCCCGAAATCGGCGGCGCGGGCCAACAGAAGCTCAAGCGGGCGCGCGTTCTGGTGATTGGTGCAGGCGGCCTTGGTGCACCGGTTCTCAGCTATCTGGCGGGTGCAGGCATCGGCACTCTGGGTGTCATCGATGACGACACGGTGTCGCTCTCCAACCTGCAACGCCAGGTGATCCATGATACGGGCAATGTCGGCATGGAGAAAGTGGAGAGCGCAAAGGCCAGCATTGCACGCATCAACCCGCATGTGTCGGTGGAAACGCATGTGAAGCGGCTCGACGCAGACAACGCCGCCGGGATCATTTCAGCCTATGACATCGTGGTGGACGGATCGGACAATTTCGCCACGCGGTATCTTCTGGCCGACACTTGTGAAGCCGTCAAACGTCCGCTCGTAACGGCGGCTGTCGGACGCTTCGACGGGTCACTGACCGTGCTCACCCCATTTGAGCGGGACGGCGACGGAAACCCGCTGCCGGGTTATCGCGACCTCTTTCCCGAACCACCACCAGCGGGGCTCGTGCCCAGCTGCGCAGAGGCGGGGATTGTCGGTGCATTGACGGGTGTGATGGGAACGCTGGAGGCGATGGAGGTGATCAAGCTGATCACCGGGGCGGGTGAACCGCTGACCGGTCGCCTGCTGCTTTACGATGCGCTTGCAGCCCGTTTTGAAACCGTGAAATACCGGCGGCGCGCGGGCTGA